Proteins encoded in a region of the Paenibacillus sp. E222 genome:
- a CDS encoding ring-cleaving dioxygenase: MQIKGLHHVSALTAHADQNYRFYTNVMGLRLIKKTVNQDDVSVYHLFYGDEKGNPGTELTFFEIPMAGQTREGVNSISATSLRVPSDAALTYWQQRFDEFEVPHGEIVERGGRATLSFTDFEGQRLILVSDENNAGVAGGKPWDQSPVPAEYGIVGLGPIHLTVRDASLTAPVLTELLGFRAKGSYPAFTPGQPDVLVFESGEGGSGSEVHVEERNDLAQERPGRGSVHHVAFRVDNEEELKQWVERVHNFRFPNSGFVDRFYFRSLYFREANGILFELATDGPGFDTDEEMEHLGESLALPPFLEGRRAEIEANLKPLDTVIR; encoded by the coding sequence ATGCAAATCAAAGGACTTCACCACGTATCCGCTCTAACAGCACATGCCGATCAGAACTATCGTTTCTACACCAACGTCATGGGATTGCGCCTGATCAAAAAAACAGTCAACCAGGATGACGTGTCCGTTTACCACCTCTTCTACGGCGATGAAAAAGGCAATCCGGGTACTGAACTTACCTTCTTCGAGATTCCGATGGCCGGACAGACTCGTGAAGGCGTAAACAGCATCTCCGCAACGTCACTGCGTGTTCCAAGTGATGCTGCACTTACGTACTGGCAGCAGCGTTTTGACGAATTCGAAGTCCCACATGGAGAGATCGTTGAACGGGGTGGTCGTGCCACGCTCTCGTTCACAGATTTTGAAGGACAACGTCTGATTCTGGTCTCGGATGAAAACAATGCAGGTGTCGCTGGGGGTAAACCATGGGATCAGAGCCCGGTGCCTGCCGAATATGGCATTGTAGGTCTTGGTCCCATCCATCTTACGGTAAGAGATGCTTCCCTTACCGCTCCGGTTCTTACCGAACTGCTTGGTTTCAGAGCGAAAGGAAGTTACCCTGCCTTTACTCCCGGGCAGCCTGATGTTCTCGTCTTCGAATCTGGTGAAGGTGGAAGTGGCTCCGAGGTGCATGTTGAGGAACGAAATGACCTTGCCCAAGAACGTCCTGGACGTGGCAGCGTACACCATGTTGCGTTCCGCGTGGATAATGAGGAAGAACTGAAACAATGGGTGGAACGGGTTCATAACTTCCGATTCCCTAACTCTGGTTTTGTAGATCGCTTCTACTTCCGCTCCCTGTATTTCCGTGAAGCGAACGGTATTCTGTTTGAGCTTGCAACGGATGGTCCGGGATTTGATACAGACGAAGAAATGGAGCATCTGGGAGAATCGCTTGCCTTGCCTCCATTCCTCGAAGGTCGCCGCGCTGAGATTGAAGCGAACCTGAAACCACTGGATACCGTGATCCGCTAA
- a CDS encoding stalk domain-containing protein translates to MKKKVVLGLMVGTLTLGIGTGALAATGLEQIKAYLNSKITLKLDGATVTAKDANGKTVLPITYNGTTYLPVRAVGSLLGTEITYDSATSSVLIGGTNGSAPVTNGKVTLSALGTSVLGSTAWHTKDPKDTTYKGKDYKDVYLHNDPSKQGDDIQINTGKKYSSLHLELAALTGNQEIHIYDQDLATLKKFNITPESGMMSIDVDVKGTDAVYVEIVSEDPGSALFVPLTTSYLTK, encoded by the coding sequence ATGAAGAAGAAGGTTGTACTGGGTTTGATGGTAGGCACATTAACGCTTGGGATCGGGACAGGTGCACTTGCAGCAACAGGGTTGGAACAGATTAAAGCCTATCTAAACAGCAAGATTACGCTAAAACTGGATGGTGCCACGGTGACAGCCAAAGATGCCAATGGTAAAACGGTGTTGCCTATTACGTATAACGGAACAACTTATTTGCCTGTTCGTGCTGTGGGATCCTTGCTTGGAACAGAGATCACGTATGACAGTGCAACTTCATCCGTCCTCATTGGCGGAACGAATGGATCTGCGCCTGTAACTAACGGAAAAGTAACGCTGAGTGCACTTGGAACATCCGTACTTGGATCTACCGCATGGCACACCAAAGATCCTAAGGATACCACATATAAAGGCAAGGATTACAAGGATGTTTATCTGCATAATGATCCTTCAAAACAGGGGGACGACATCCAGATTAATACGGGTAAAAAATATTCTTCTTTGCACCTGGAACTTGCCGCGCTAACAGGAAATCAGGAGATTCATATCTATGATCAGGATCTCGCGACACTCAAAAAGTTCAATATCACTCCAGAAAGCGGTATGATGAGTATAGATGTGGACGTTAAAGGTACAGACGCTGTCTATGTCGAGATTGTGTCAGAAGATCCAGGTTCGGCTCTGTTTGTACCGCTGACAACATCGTATCTGACGAAGTAA
- a CDS encoding methyl-accepting chemotaxis protein, which yields MKWTLGAKTVAGLVLISLITYGTSGFFIFFLQDWLSFSMPSWLYISIVLIMGVCWNAILGWFASRWLTRPIVHLSRAAQQVSSGDLTAEIPARRTQDEITVLYDAFRVMVFNLRSIVNDITDSTRTTSQNAQSLSEAIAQAAEQIEMMSDAVDHIAVGVEEQKTTSHQSLITADEMLNDFQRMHSQSIGMTEMSGQMERSVDHTKQTFSSLMKGMDELTESHNRSRDIMVLLEKEASDIEAITQSVKNIAEETGLLALNASIEAARAGEEGAGFAVVAQQIRKLADESKQSVHRINELISRVQQRIKDTAQLIHEQHGLVVNESERTISVDQTLQELTGTVEVFMKGAYEIGSKIGEQTSRVEQTHGHVKKIQGKAGSFSDEARRIMDAAHEETAIMQEISSSAEELRQLTDRLMDKTKAFRMQP from the coding sequence ATGAAATGGACTTTAGGCGCAAAAACCGTCGCAGGTTTGGTACTGATTTCTCTAATTACGTACGGAACTAGCGGCTTTTTTATATTTTTTCTTCAGGACTGGCTCTCGTTCTCCATGCCAAGCTGGTTATATATCTCTATCGTACTCATTATGGGTGTATGCTGGAACGCGATTCTGGGCTGGTTTGCCTCCCGTTGGTTGACTCGTCCAATTGTGCATTTGTCCCGTGCTGCACAACAAGTTTCGTCGGGGGATTTGACGGCCGAGATTCCAGCGCGACGTACACAGGATGAAATTACTGTATTATATGATGCTTTTCGCGTAATGGTTTTCAATCTGAGAAGTATTGTAAACGATATTACAGATAGTACACGCACAACCTCGCAGAATGCCCAGTCACTTAGTGAAGCAATTGCCCAGGCAGCAGAGCAGATCGAAATGATGTCTGATGCGGTGGATCATATTGCTGTGGGTGTGGAAGAGCAGAAGACGACTTCACATCAGTCGCTGATTACAGCCGATGAGATGTTGAACGATTTTCAGCGTATGCACAGTCAGTCGATCGGTATGACAGAGATGTCCGGTCAGATGGAACGTTCGGTAGATCATACGAAGCAGACCTTCTCTTCTTTGATGAAAGGAATGGACGAGCTGACGGAATCCCACAACCGTTCCCGGGACATCATGGTGCTGCTCGAGAAGGAAGCCTCGGATATTGAAGCCATCACTCAGTCTGTCAAAAACATTGCAGAGGAAACAGGGCTGCTTGCCCTGAATGCTTCCATTGAGGCTGCGCGTGCGGGAGAAGAGGGTGCAGGCTTTGCTGTCGTGGCTCAGCAGATTCGTAAGCTGGCAGATGAGAGTAAACAATCGGTGCATCGGATTAATGAGCTGATCAGTCGTGTTCAGCAGCGTATCAAGGATACAGCCCAACTGATCCATGAACAGCATGGCCTCGTAGTGAACGAGTCGGAGCGTACGATCTCTGTTGATCAGACGTTGCAGGAGCTTACAGGTACGGTAGAAGTGTTTATGAAGGGTGCTTATGAAATCGGATCCAAAATTGGGGAACAGACCAGTCGCGTGGAACAGACGCATGGTCATGTGAAAAAGATCCAAGGAAAAGCCGGATCATTCTCAGATGAGGCGAGACGGATTATGGATGCGGCACATGAAGAGACTGCAATCATGCAGGAGATTTCATCCTCAGCTGAAGAACTGAGACAATTAACAGATCGGTTAATGGACAAAACGAAAGCATTTCGGATGCAGCCTTGA
- a CDS encoding aspartate ammonia-lyase — protein MSTMSTRTEKDFIGEKEIPAYAYYGIQTVRAVENFPITGVPVHRELITALAAVKKAAAITNMELKMLPRKIGDVIVMAAEEMMKGHHLDHFIVDSIQGGAGTSMNMNMNEILANRGLELLLQNKGDYFHCNPNNHVNMSQSTNDVIPTALRIAAYRLSETLLDTMKRLQDAFRKKEQEFDDVVKVGRTHLQDAVPIRLGQEFGAYARVIGRDIERLEFANRRLLTINLGATAVGTGLNAKPEYIIKVTEHLSDVTGLNLQTAEDLVDATQNTDAYLELSAALKVCAVSLSKICNDIRMMASGPRAGFNELRLPPRQPGSSIMPGKVNPVMAEVINQVSFQVMGNDHTICMACEAGQFELNVMGPVIAFNLLQSLKIMNNGIDVFTRYAVEEMEANRERCALIMKQSFSVITALNPHLGYDVAASIVKEALKTGNTLQEIILERGLLTPEELEEILHPEQMTTPGIAGEHFLHNMER, from the coding sequence ATGTCTACAATGTCCACAAGGACGGAGAAAGATTTTATTGGAGAAAAAGAAATTCCTGCTTATGCTTATTATGGAATACAGACGGTTCGGGCTGTGGAGAACTTCCCGATTACCGGCGTTCCGGTACACCGGGAGCTAATTACAGCTCTGGCTGCGGTGAAAAAGGCTGCGGCAATCACGAATATGGAGCTGAAGATGCTGCCACGCAAAATTGGCGATGTCATCGTCATGGCTGCTGAAGAAATGATGAAAGGCCATCATCTGGATCATTTTATTGTTGACTCCATTCAGGGCGGTGCAGGCACCTCCATGAATATGAATATGAACGAAATTCTGGCCAATCGCGGACTGGAACTGTTATTGCAGAACAAGGGTGACTATTTCCACTGTAACCCGAATAACCATGTAAACATGTCCCAATCCACCAATGACGTAATCCCAACTGCACTGCGCATTGCTGCGTATCGGTTGTCTGAAACGTTGCTGGATACGATGAAGCGTCTGCAGGATGCGTTCCGCAAAAAAGAACAGGAATTTGACGATGTAGTCAAAGTAGGTCGGACACATCTTCAGGATGCTGTGCCTATTCGCCTTGGACAAGAGTTCGGAGCCTATGCACGTGTTATCGGACGTGATATCGAGCGTCTTGAGTTCGCAAATCGTCGCCTGCTCACCATTAACTTGGGTGCGACGGCTGTAGGTACAGGTCTCAACGCGAAACCGGAATACATCATCAAGGTCACGGAGCATCTGTCCGATGTGACCGGATTGAATTTGCAGACGGCCGAGGATCTTGTGGATGCGACACAGAATACGGATGCCTATCTGGAACTGTCGGCTGCACTGAAAGTATGTGCTGTCAGTCTATCCAAAATCTGTAACGATATTCGCATGATGGCTTCCGGCCCACGCGCAGGATTCAATGAGCTGCGTCTTCCACCGCGTCAGCCAGGTTCGTCCATTATGCCAGGTAAAGTGAACCCGGTTATGGCGGAAGTGATCAATCAGGTGTCCTTCCAGGTGATGGGCAATGACCATACGATCTGTATGGCCTGTGAAGCGGGTCAATTCGAATTGAACGTCATGGGTCCCGTTATTGCGTTCAACTTGCTGCAATCGCTGAAAATCATGAATAATGGTATCGACGTCTTTACTCGTTATGCTGTTGAAGAAATGGAAGCAAACCGTGAGCGTTGTGCATTGATCATGAAGCAGAGCTTTAGTGTAATTACAGCGCTCAATCCACATCTGGGCTATGACGTGGCAGCCTCCATTGTGAAGGAAGCGTTGAAGACTGGAAACACCTTGCAGGAGATCATTCTTGAGCGGGGTCTGCTGACACCGGAAGAATTGGAAGAAATTTTGCATCCGGAGCAGATGACTACTCCTGGTATTGCAGGTGAGCACTTCCTGCACAATATGGAACGGTAG
- the rpoN gene encoding RNA polymerase factor sigma-54, translated as MLGFQLVQEGRIRLSITPEMKQSIHLLTLSGQELARYLQEAADENPVLELEEASALRTRLPRRLNRERFSSYDPLLQMKGAEPTLEHLLISQLRLQNLPPAMESTAIYLAGCVNEDGYQTMELTDVVSARGVSMPEAEAALHILQSLDPAGVGARNLRECLLLQIGRDPFANQHAEQMVEHGLEELVRFHPGRVGTRLGISSQQAQAAYDYIACLDPKPCRSIGCTEHAHYIIPDAVVQIRNDEVSLRLNSAGVPRVSLNEACCRWIREIDADEVWSGRAAEARAIIRSVRMRRRTLMRVMAAIMSEQISFLREGPAGLKPLNLAVIAEAVGMHESTVSRAVNGKYVQTPHGVFELKAFFATGIETTNGEMASAPAVKLRLRELIRSERAERPYSDSQLTTLLANEGIVISRRTVAKYREELQILPSLERKRWGK; from the coding sequence ATGTTAGGATTTCAGTTGGTGCAAGAGGGGCGTATTCGATTATCCATTACGCCGGAGATGAAGCAATCCATTCATCTGCTGACCTTGTCGGGTCAGGAATTGGCTCGTTATTTGCAGGAGGCGGCGGATGAAAATCCGGTGCTTGAGCTAGAAGAGGCCTCTGCCCTGCGCACCCGTCTTCCCCGACGTCTGAATCGGGAGAGATTCTCCTCTTATGATCCGCTGTTACAGATGAAAGGGGCCGAACCTACACTTGAACATCTGTTGATATCTCAGCTGCGGTTGCAGAATCTTCCGCCAGCAATGGAGTCAACAGCTATTTATTTGGCTGGTTGCGTCAACGAGGATGGCTATCAGACGATGGAATTGACGGATGTTGTATCGGCGAGGGGAGTATCGATGCCTGAGGCTGAGGCAGCTCTGCACATTCTCCAGTCGCTGGACCCCGCAGGTGTGGGCGCACGAAATTTGCGTGAATGCTTGTTGCTTCAGATCGGGCGTGACCCATTCGCTAACCAGCATGCGGAGCAAATGGTGGAGCACGGTCTGGAGGAATTGGTTCGTTTCCATCCAGGAAGAGTGGGAACAAGATTGGGGATTTCGTCGCAGCAGGCTCAGGCAGCCTATGATTATATTGCTTGTCTGGACCCGAAACCTTGCCGATCCATCGGGTGTACGGAACATGCACATTATATTATTCCGGATGCCGTTGTTCAGATAAGGAATGATGAGGTGTCTCTACGTTTAAACTCAGCGGGGGTGCCGCGGGTATCGCTGAACGAAGCTTGCTGCCGCTGGATCAGAGAGATCGATGCAGACGAGGTCTGGTCAGGCCGGGCAGCAGAGGCGAGAGCGATCATTCGCAGCGTGCGCATGCGTCGCCGAACTCTGATGCGGGTCATGGCGGCGATCATGAGTGAACAGATATCTTTTCTGCGTGAAGGACCTGCCGGTTTGAAGCCGCTCAATCTGGCGGTGATTGCCGAGGCTGTCGGCATGCATGAGTCGACGGTGAGCCGTGCGGTCAATGGCAAATATGTTCAGACACCGCACGGTGTGTTTGAACTCAAGGCTTTTTTTGCAACAGGAATTGAAACAACGAATGGAGAAATGGCCTCTGCACCGGCGGTGAAGCTCAGATTGAGAGAGCTGATTCGTTCTGAACGGGCGGAACGCCCCTACTCGGATAGCCAACTCACGACATTACTCGCGAATGAAGGCATCGTTATCTCCCGCAGAACGGTGGCGAAATACAGGGAAGAGCTTCAAATTCTACCTTCACTTGAGCGTAAACGCTGGGGAAAATAA